Proteins encoded together in one Halothermothrix orenii H 168 window:
- a CDS encoding late competence development ComFB family protein — translation MEKCFDIDSIKKDLKNNTEKIVLETMEEVLSKPEYKDVCKCHQCLLDIASYALNRLPAKYIASSKGDLHTKIAEFENQVNVDALSTVAKAIKVVSKNPHHDREKI, via the coding sequence ATGGAAAAATGTTTTGACATTGATAGCATAAAAAAAGATTTAAAGAATAACACCGAGAAGATTGTTCTGGAAACCATGGAAGAAGTCTTAAGTAAACCAGAATATAAGGATGTCTGCAAATGCCACCAGTGCCTGCTGGATATTGCTTCCTATGCCTTAAATAGATTACCTGCTAAATATATAGCCAGTTCCAAAGGAGATCTTCATACTAAAATAGCCGAATTCGAAAACCAGGTGAATGTTGACGCCCTATCAACAGTAGCCAAAGCAATAAAAGTTGTATCCAAAAATCCCCACCATGACCGGGAGAAAATATAA
- a CDS encoding Lrp/AsnC family transcriptional regulator — protein sequence MDELDYKLLDDLSKNSRVSYAELERKYNLSRVCIRERINNLVDEGVIENFTININPEKLGMRLEAFFELDVKPNYLYKVARELSEEDDVVHIFLMTGSATLHMYVVLKDKCSLEDFLREKLYNREEIIGVDCKIILKKFKSSNNILSKLCEEKSD from the coding sequence TTGGATGAGCTGGATTACAAATTGCTGGATGACCTGTCGAAAAACAGTCGAGTAAGTTATGCAGAACTGGAACGCAAATATAATTTAAGCCGTGTCTGTATCAGGGAAAGGATTAATAATCTGGTGGATGAAGGGGTTATTGAAAATTTTACAATTAATATTAATCCTGAAAAACTGGGGATGAGGCTTGAGGCTTTTTTTGAACTGGATGTTAAGCCCAACTACCTCTATAAGGTAGCCCGGGAGCTGTCTGAAGAAGATGATGTTGTTCATATCTTTTTAATGACCGGGTCTGCTACCCTTCATATGTATGTGGTATTAAAGGATAAATGCAGTCTCGAGGATTTTTTAAGGGAAAAATTATATAACAGGGAAGAAATAATCGGTGTAGATTGCAAAATTATATTGAAAAAATTTAAAAGTTCTAATAATATTTTAAGTAAGCTCTGTGAAGAGAAATCTGATTAA
- a CDS encoding small, acid-soluble spore protein, alpha/beta type, which translates to MFKLNSGGGVLARIMSDKTKYELAKELGFAHKVKDGDWGNITTREAGSLVKAAIAKAEELMAQNTRQ; encoded by the coding sequence ATGTTTAAACTAAATAGTGGAGGTGGTGTTTTGGCCCGCATAATGTCGGATAAGACAAAATATGAGCTGGCCAAAGAACTTGGATTCGCCCATAAAGTGAAGGATGGAGACTGGGGCAATATTACCACCCGTGAAGCCGGGTCATTGGTTAAGGCAGCAATAGCTAAAGCTGAAGAACTAATGGCCCAAAATACCAGGCAGTAG
- a CDS encoding protein kinase domain-containing protein has translation MDILNTINKWGYRYYYVKEDGEEYYAESIFVNRQPRSRIILETVKSLEEIINKNISKLNHPAFIKFKEIKRIKDEYCLIRDKSELVPLTVYLKEQNPSPEKRVLWFATLIEIAQNAEESDLNWSGFRLDTLWVNEEGELRLIDPEVVEVISQYRGLSELPPFEVFIPPEVFKEEKWNEPARIYSAGAILYYILTGQPPYTAPDKADLIDEIMNTQPLEPRFINYDLSPSLNSFILKLLSRDKNDRPGDWHKVMVEVKSLIDNNRVKAEARDREINRQKAERVIKIAGGRKSFRRFFRKYWKPLAVSLVVIIGFGLLSLTGGHTPVVTQKTPAPMVVEYFYQAIDEKNIIKLEDTTDLDLGRLDTLVSESHVMETMRSIYSVQKMPDEKLFGTAETDLPGKGSSFKETPDKNKVKSNSSGKGNQNVPKEGMASDQQLENNDGKIFGIRDLNILPVKEGKDHCIYRAEYVFYANLPEGKQETSMEDTLELERIDRKWQITGLKGDINYIIDGQIEKILYEGKK, from the coding sequence TTGGATATACTAAACACGATTAATAAATGGGGTTACAGGTATTATTACGTGAAAGAAGACGGGGAAGAATATTATGCTGAAAGTATTTTTGTTAACAGACAGCCCCGGTCCCGGATTATTCTGGAAACAGTTAAGAGCCTGGAAGAAATTATCAATAAAAACATATCTAAGCTAAACCATCCAGCTTTTATTAAGTTCAAAGAAATCAAGAGAATAAAAGACGAGTACTGCTTGATCCGGGATAAGAGTGAACTGGTACCCCTGACTGTCTATCTGAAAGAACAGAATCCTTCTCCAGAAAAAAGGGTTTTATGGTTTGCTACCCTGATCGAGATTGCCCAGAATGCTGAAGAATCTGATCTAAACTGGTCGGGTTTCAGACTCGATACTCTGTGGGTAAATGAAGAAGGGGAATTAAGGTTAATAGACCCGGAAGTAGTTGAGGTTATAAGCCAGTATCGGGGGTTGTCAGAACTACCCCCATTCGAAGTCTTTATACCACCTGAAGTTTTTAAAGAAGAAAAGTGGAATGAACCAGCCCGCATTTATTCGGCAGGGGCTATTCTGTATTACATTCTAACCGGGCAACCTCCTTATACAGCCCCGGATAAGGCAGATCTTATTGATGAGATTATGAATACTCAACCGCTGGAGCCGCGGTTTATCAATTATGATCTATCTCCATCACTGAATAGCTTTATTTTAAAATTGTTATCCCGGGATAAAAACGATCGTCCCGGTGACTGGCATAAGGTCATGGTTGAGGTGAAGTCCTTAATAGATAACAACCGGGTTAAAGCTGAAGCCAGGGACAGGGAAATAAACCGTCAGAAAGCAGAAAGGGTAATTAAAATTGCCGGGGGAAGGAAGAGTTTCAGGAGATTTTTCCGGAAATACTGGAAACCCCTGGCTGTATCCCTTGTCGTAATAATAGGTTTTGGATTGCTTTCGCTGACTGGAGGTCATACCCCGGTAGTAACCCAAAAAACCCCTGCCCCCATGGTGGTAGAATATTTCTATCAGGCAATAGATGAAAAGAATATAATCAAACTTGAGGATACAACTGATCTGGACCTCGGTAGGCTTGACACCCTCGTTTCTGAGAGCCATGTTATGGAAACGATGCGGAGCATCTATTCTGTCCAGAAAATGCCTGATGAAAAACTATTCGGGACGGCTGAGACTGATTTACCGGGTAAGGGTAGTAGTTTTAAAGAGACCCCGGATAAAAATAAAGTTAAAAGCAATTCGTCAGGAAAGGGTAATCAGAATGTGCCAAAAGAGGGTATGGCTTCAGACCAGCAGTTAGAAAATAATGACGGGAAGATATTTGGTATCAGGGATTTAAATATATTACCTGTTAAAGAGGGAAAAGATCACTGCATTTACCGGGCGGAATATGTATTTTATGCTAATTTGCCCGAAGGTAAACAGGAAACCAGTATGGAAGATACTCTGGAACTGGAAAGAATTGACCGGAAGTGGCAGATTACTGGTCTTAAAGGAGATATCAATTATATCATTGACGGACAGATAGAGAAGATTCTCTATGAAGGAAAAAAATAA
- a CDS encoding NAD+ synthase, with the protein MSELDYKHVTAVLVDWIRDKITEAGANGAVVGMSGGIDSAVTSVLCKKAFKENTLGIIMPCHSSDKDLEDARLVADAFDIKYIVKDLGPVFDNFIELLGADSQTGDDMAVANIKPRLRMTTLYYYAARNNYLVVGTDNWSELTVGYFTKYGDGGVDIAPLGRLVKTEVRELARYLGIPERIIQRPPTAGLWEGQSDEKEMGFTYEELDRYILTGKATGDTRSKIETLINKNRHKVSPLPVPGRESII; encoded by the coding sequence TTGTCAGAATTAGACTATAAACATGTAACTGCAGTATTAGTTGACTGGATAAGGGATAAAATTACGGAAGCAGGAGCAAATGGTGCTGTTGTCGGGATGAGTGGGGGTATTGATTCTGCTGTAACTTCAGTTTTATGTAAAAAGGCCTTCAAAGAAAATACCCTGGGAATTATAATGCCATGCCATAGCAGTGATAAAGACCTTGAAGATGCCAGGCTGGTTGCTGATGCCTTTGATATTAAATACATAGTAAAGGACCTGGGGCCTGTTTTTGATAATTTCATCGAACTTCTGGGTGCCGATAGTCAGACCGGCGATGATATGGCGGTGGCCAACATAAAACCAAGGCTCAGGATGACCACCCTTTATTATTATGCTGCCCGCAATAATTATCTGGTGGTCGGGACTGATAACTGGAGTGAGCTGACAGTTGGTTATTTTACCAAATACGGTGATGGTGGAGTGGATATTGCTCCACTGGGAAGGCTTGTCAAGACTGAAGTCCGGGAACTGGCCAGATATCTGGGTATACCGGAAAGGATAATTCAACGTCCCCCGACAGCTGGACTCTGGGAAGGGCAATCAGATGAAAAGGAGATGGGTTTTACCTATGAAGAGCTGGACAGGTATATCCTGACCGGTAAGGCTACTGGAGATACCAGGAGTAAAATTGAAACCCTTATTAACAAAAATAGACATAAAGTATCTCCCCTTCCTGTCCCTGGAAGAGAGTCTATAATATGA
- a CDS encoding acetyl-CoA hydrolase/transferase family protein, with protein MDFQKLYREKLVTARDAAGRVKSGDRIVVALGCGETPAILENLADRASELEGVMVDQMLPLYNYSYFKKGMEDSIRHNAWFISSLSRGIVNEGRADFTPNFFHEAPGLYREFIDVDILLATVSPMDKHGYFSFGVSVDYTKEVAEQARMVIVEVNENMPRTLGNSFIHISEIDFLVEHNRPLPELPVNTPSEVELKIGEYVASLIEDGSTLQLGIGGIPNAVTAALTDKKDLGIHSEMLTDGMVELVEKGVVTNRKKTLHPGKIIGSFAAGTNRLYEFLDDNPMVEMHPVSYTNDPWVISQNHKMVSVNSAIEVDLLGQCAAETVGTRQISGTGGQLDFVRGAVKSNGGKSIIALPSTAGNGKYSTIVPTLREGAVVTTGKNDVDYVVTEYGIAHLRGKTARERAEALIRIAHPDFRDELRNKAPYLY; from the coding sequence ATGGATTTTCAAAAATTATATAGAGAAAAGCTTGTTACAGCCAGAGATGCTGCTGGTAGGGTTAAATCAGGAGATAGAATCGTGGTGGCCCTGGGGTGTGGTGAAACCCCGGCTATCCTGGAAAACCTTGCCGATAGGGCTTCAGAGCTTGAGGGTGTTATGGTTGATCAGATGCTACCCCTGTATAATTATTCATACTTTAAAAAAGGTATGGAAGATTCCATCAGGCATAATGCCTGGTTTATTAGTAGTCTGTCAAGGGGTATAGTTAACGAAGGGCGGGCCGATTTCACCCCTAATTTTTTCCATGAGGCCCCCGGGTTGTACAGGGAGTTTATTGATGTTGATATTCTACTGGCTACCGTTTCCCCGATGGATAAACATGGTTACTTTAGTTTCGGGGTTTCGGTGGATTATACCAAAGAGGTGGCGGAACAGGCCCGGATGGTTATTGTTGAAGTTAATGAAAATATGCCCCGGACCCTGGGAAATTCATTTATCCATATAAGTGAGATTGACTTTCTGGTTGAGCATAATCGGCCTTTACCGGAACTACCGGTTAATACTCCCAGTGAGGTTGAACTTAAAATCGGGGAATATGTGGCCAGCCTGATTGAAGATGGTTCTACTCTGCAACTGGGAATTGGTGGAATTCCAAATGCGGTAACAGCAGCCCTTACTGATAAAAAGGACCTCGGGATTCACAGTGAAATGTTGACCGACGGCATGGTTGAACTGGTTGAAAAGGGAGTAGTCACCAATAGAAAGAAGACCCTTCATCCCGGTAAAATCATTGGATCTTTTGCCGCCGGGACGAACCGGCTTTATGAATTCCTTGACGATAACCCCATGGTTGAGATGCACCCTGTTTCTTATACCAATGATCCCTGGGTAATCAGTCAAAACCACAAAATGGTTTCTGTTAATTCAGCTATAGAAGTTGATCTACTTGGTCAGTGTGCTGCAGAGACGGTAGGAACCAGACAGATAAGTGGTACCGGCGGTCAGCTTGACTTTGTCAGGGGAGCAGTTAAATCAAACGGGGGCAAGAGTATTATTGCTCTGCCATCAACGGCTGGTAATGGTAAGTATTCTACTATTGTTCCCACCCTTAGGGAGGGAGCTGTAGTTACCACCGGTAAAAATGATGTTGACTATGTGGTTACTGAATACGGTATAGCTCATCTCCGCGGGAAAACAGCCCGGGAAAGGGCAGAAGCCCTGATCAGGATAGCCCATCCTGATTTCAGGGATGAGTTACGGAATAAAGCACCATATTTGTATTAG
- a CDS encoding glucose-6-phosphate isomerase, with product MSKRFQDKNWCQRMRIRLDVNNMFSEMVGEEHGLLRKEVDDLKEEIKKAHENIHRAKNEGKMGFMELPFTQKEVVEEIRSLANELKGKFDNFVVLGIGGSALGNIALQTALNDPYYNYKSEARDNRPRLFVPDNVDPARFKSLLETLDLKRTIFNVISKSGSTAETMSQFLIARKAVAEEVGEENVSRHFIATTSQDSGYLIKIAKREGFKTFYIPENVGGRFSVLTPVGLVSAAFCGIDIEELLAGAAYMDEICRTENVWENPAYLNGVLQYLAYKKGKPLSVMMPYVHALKDVADWYRQLWAESLGKKVDREGNVVNVGPTPIKALGATDQHSQVQLYMEGPYDKVITFLEVKDYGAEVEIPGSYKDIEGVSYLGGHTLNELIQTEKRATELALTKNGRLNCTITLPEVNEFTMGQLLYMFELQTALVGELLNINAFNQPGVELGKHYTYGVLGRNGYEDKKEEYFNRPEKNDNLII from the coding sequence ATGTCTAAAAGGTTTCAGGATAAGAACTGGTGTCAGAGGATGAGAATAAGGCTGGATGTAAATAATATGTTTTCTGAAATGGTGGGTGAAGAACATGGGTTATTAAGGAAAGAAGTCGATGACCTTAAAGAAGAGATCAAAAAGGCCCATGAAAACATCCATAGGGCTAAAAATGAAGGCAAAATGGGTTTTATGGAATTGCCATTTACCCAGAAGGAAGTTGTTGAAGAGATCAGGAGTCTGGCCAATGAACTTAAAGGTAAATTTGATAACTTTGTTGTCCTGGGCATAGGTGGTTCAGCTCTGGGTAATATAGCCCTACAGACTGCCCTGAATGATCCCTATTATAACTACAAGTCAGAGGCAAGGGATAACAGGCCCCGCCTTTTTGTTCCTGATAACGTGGACCCGGCAAGGTTTAAAAGTTTACTGGAAACCCTTGACCTGAAGAGGACTATCTTTAATGTAATTTCTAAATCTGGAAGTACCGCTGAGACCATGAGTCAGTTTTTAATTGCCAGGAAAGCAGTGGCTGAAGAAGTGGGAGAGGAAAATGTTTCCCGGCATTTTATTGCTACAACCAGTCAGGATTCAGGTTATTTGATTAAAATAGCGAAACGGGAAGGGTTTAAAACATTCTATATCCCTGAAAATGTTGGAGGCAGGTTCTCTGTGTTAACACCGGTAGGACTTGTTTCAGCTGCTTTCTGCGGTATAGATATTGAAGAACTTCTGGCCGGTGCTGCCTATATGGATGAAATATGCAGGACCGAAAATGTCTGGGAAAACCCGGCTTACTTAAATGGGGTATTACAGTACCTGGCCTATAAAAAGGGTAAGCCTTTATCGGTTATGATGCCATATGTTCATGCCCTGAAGGATGTTGCTGACTGGTATAGACAGTTATGGGCTGAGTCTCTGGGTAAGAAGGTCGACCGTGAAGGAAATGTTGTTAATGTAGGGCCAACCCCGATAAAAGCCCTGGGAGCCACTGACCAGCATTCCCAGGTCCAGCTATATATGGAAGGTCCCTATGACAAGGTTATTACCTTCCTGGAAGTAAAGGATTATGGTGCTGAGGTTGAGATTCCCGGGTCCTATAAAGATATTGAAGGGGTTTCATATCTCGGTGGCCATACCCTTAACGAACTAATCCAGACCGAAAAGAGGGCAACTGAACTGGCGTTAACCAAAAATGGACGGTTAAACTGTACTATTACCCTGCCTGAAGTAAATGAATTTACCATGGGTCAGTTATTATATATGTTTGAACTCCAGACCGCACTGGTTGGAGAGCTATTAAATATAAATGCCTTTAACCAGCCTGGAGTAGAGCTGGGCAAACATTATACCTATGGTGTTCTCGGACGGAATGGTTATGAAGATAAGAAGGAAGAGTATTTTAATAGGCCGGAAAAGAATGATAATTTGATTATTTAA
- a CDS encoding glycoside hydrolase family 31 protein produces MNSEVIMDKGPEKSGSKSYFILNEILDYCRKDNRISFKLKKGEVVLEFLTADIVRVVMGKRDKASLETTCAVVDHNLAYSDFTINETEKVLNIETDRLIVRVNRHKFGLGFYDKEGNLINRDYSRRALGWSGNEVRAWKEVKPGERFYGLGEKTGFLDKRGKKYTMWNSDVFEAHVESTDPLYKSIPFLVGFNKGKTYGIYFDNTYKSHFDLASGNKDYYSFWAEGGKMDYYFIYGPDLKEVISKYTLLTGRMPLPPKWSLGYHQSRYSYHPDSEVKRIARTLRKKDIPCDVIHLDIHYMDGYRVFTWNEEEFPCPGEMISDLSEEGFKIVNIIDPGVKVDPEYEVYREGMREDYFCKYLDGRPFVGKVWPGQTVFPDFTCQKVREWWGDLHKKYVDQGVKGIWNDMNEPSVFNETSTMDLNVVHENDGDMGTHRRFHNVYGLLENKATYQGLKKHLQERPFILSRAGFAGIQRYAAVWTGDNRSFWEHLKLAVPMLMNLGMSGVTFAGTDVGGFTGDSNGELLTRWTQLGAFMPLFRNHCTIGALDQEPWSFGEKYEAIIRKYIKLRYRLLPYTYGLFYRASQEGLPVMRPLVMEYPFDPRTYNISDQYLYGDSIMIAPVYEPDRKERLVYLPEGIWFDFWTGEKYEGGKNIIAKAPLDTLPVYIKAGSIIPLTESVNYVGEKENSDLELNIYLSSEVEEDSYQLYEDDGYSFDYQNGKYSLVEFKYNYSDNGLTFNINPFKTGYKLPYPDYILNFKNLTREPSSIMVDGSELNDYVYDDQRGELRLKVNKKARKIKVNL; encoded by the coding sequence ATGAACAGTGAGGTAATTATGGACAAAGGCCCGGAAAAATCAGGTTCAAAAAGTTATTTTATCTTAAATGAAATTCTGGATTATTGCAGGAAAGATAACAGGATTTCTTTTAAGCTGAAAAAAGGAGAAGTTGTTTTAGAGTTTTTGACTGCTGATATAGTCAGGGTGGTTATGGGGAAAAGGGATAAAGCCAGCCTGGAGACCACCTGTGCTGTCGTGGATCACAACCTGGCCTACTCTGATTTTACAATTAATGAAACAGAAAAGGTCCTTAACATTGAGACCGATCGGTTAATAGTCAGGGTTAACCGACATAAATTTGGCCTCGGTTTTTATGATAAGGAGGGGAATTTAATTAACCGGGATTACTCCAGACGGGCCCTGGGATGGAGTGGTAATGAAGTCCGGGCCTGGAAAGAAGTTAAGCCCGGCGAAAGGTTTTACGGCCTTGGAGAAAAAACAGGTTTCCTCGATAAAAGGGGTAAAAAGTATACAATGTGGAATTCTGATGTCTTTGAGGCCCATGTTGAGAGTACTGATCCCCTCTATAAATCAATTCCCTTTTTAGTTGGGTTTAATAAAGGGAAGACCTATGGTATTTACTTTGATAATACCTATAAAAGTCATTTCGATCTGGCTTCAGGTAATAAAGATTATTATTCATTCTGGGCCGAAGGAGGTAAAATGGATTATTATTTCATTTACGGTCCGGACCTTAAAGAGGTAATATCAAAATATACCCTGCTAACAGGAAGGATGCCGTTACCACCTAAATGGTCCCTGGGTTATCACCAGTCCCGTTATAGTTACCATCCTGACAGTGAAGTTAAAAGAATTGCCAGAACATTGAGGAAAAAGGATATTCCCTGTGATGTAATTCACCTCGATATTCATTATATGGATGGCTACCGGGTTTTTACCTGGAATGAAGAAGAGTTTCCCTGTCCTGGGGAAATGATATCTGATTTATCAGAAGAGGGTTTTAAAATTGTTAATATCATAGACCCCGGTGTTAAAGTAGACCCCGAATATGAGGTGTACCGGGAAGGAATGAGAGAAGACTATTTTTGTAAGTATCTTGATGGAAGACCCTTTGTCGGGAAAGTCTGGCCGGGTCAAACAGTATTTCCCGATTTTACCTGCCAGAAAGTCAGGGAATGGTGGGGTGATTTGCACAAAAAATATGTTGATCAGGGAGTTAAAGGGATATGGAATGACATGAATGAGCCCTCTGTATTTAACGAAACCTCAACCATGGACCTTAATGTCGTCCATGAAAATGACGGTGATATGGGGACTCATAGACGTTTTCATAATGTATATGGTCTCCTTGAAAATAAAGCAACCTACCAGGGCCTTAAAAAACACCTTCAGGAGCGGCCATTTATTTTATCAAGGGCTGGATTTGCCGGCATTCAGAGGTATGCAGCGGTCTGGACCGGGGACAACAGAAGTTTTTGGGAACATTTAAAACTGGCAGTCCCCATGTTAATGAACCTGGGGATGTCGGGAGTGACCTTTGCCGGAACTGATGTTGGTGGCTTTACCGGTGATTCCAATGGTGAGCTTTTGACCAGGTGGACCCAGCTGGGAGCTTTTATGCCTCTTTTTAGAAATCACTGTACTATCGGGGCCCTTGATCAGGAACCCTGGTCCTTTGGTGAAAAATATGAGGCTATTATAAGGAAATATATTAAACTGCGCTATCGTTTATTACCATATACCTACGGTTTATTTTACCGGGCCAGTCAGGAAGGCTTACCGGTAATGAGGCCTCTGGTTATGGAATACCCTTTTGACCCCAGAACTTATAATATCTCCGATCAGTATCTGTATGGGGACAGTATTATGATAGCCCCGGTTTACGAACCAGACCGTAAAGAACGGCTGGTCTATTTACCGGAAGGTATCTGGTTTGATTTCTGGACCGGAGAGAAATATGAAGGTGGAAAAAATATTATAGCAAAAGCCCCTCTTGATACTCTGCCCGTTTATATTAAGGCAGGGAGTATTATACCATTGACTGAATCCGTTAATTATGTGGGAGAAAAGGAGAATAGTGACCTGGAATTAAATATATATCTCAGTTCTGAAGTTGAAGAAGATAGCTACCAGTTATATGAGGATGATGGGTATAGCTTTGATTATCAGAATGGAAAGTACTCTCTGGTAGAATTTAAATACAATTATAGCGATAATGGCCTCACCTTTAACATAAATCCCTTCAAGACCGGTTATAAGCTCCCTTATCCTGATTATATCCTGAACTTTAAAAACCTGACCCGGGAACCTTCCAGTATTATGGTAGATGGTTCTGAACTCAATGACTATGTTTATGATGATCAGAGAGGTGAGTTAAGATTAAAGGTCAATAAAAAAGCCAGGAAAATAAAGGTTAATCTATAA
- a CDS encoding GAF domain-containing protein codes for MEQKEEKLREINEKLEYLIGNERDWLANLANAAALLYNELDEVNWAGFYLMRGGELVLGPFQGLPACVRIKVGRGVCGSAVRDRKTYLVPDVHKFPGHIACDEASRSEIVIPVEVDGDIIGVLDIDSPVKNRFDEIDKRYLEEFVKKIINLSDFIDLEIDKV; via the coding sequence GTGGAGCAGAAAGAAGAAAAACTCAGGGAAATAAATGAGAAGCTGGAATATTTAATTGGTAATGAAAGGGACTGGCTTGCCAACCTGGCCAATGCAGCAGCCCTTTTATATAATGAGCTTGATGAAGTAAACTGGGCCGGGTTTTATCTAATGCGCGGTGGTGAACTTGTCCTGGGCCCTTTTCAGGGACTACCGGCCTGTGTTAGAATTAAAGTAGGAAGGGGAGTTTGTGGTTCAGCAGTCAGGGATAGAAAAACATATCTAGTACCTGATGTTCATAAATTTCCCGGCCATATTGCCTGTGACGAGGCTTCAAGGTCAGAAATAGTTATTCCTGTTGAGGTAGATGGAGATATAATCGGGGTTCTGGATATAGATAGCCCGGTTAAAAATCGTTTTGATGAAATCGACAAGAGGTATTTAGAAGAATTTGTGAAAAAAATAATTAACTTATCAGATTTTATTGACCTGGAAATAGATAAAGTATAG
- a CDS encoding ferritin family protein: MVVKNDMTAQNLRSAFGGESQAYQRYIVWGNKAEDEGFPGVALLFRAIAYAEQVHAGNHFKALENIKGGHLVASGGEFGLGKTTENLEGAIAGERFEVEQMYPAYKLVAKDQGEKEAIRSFNYALEAEKIHAKLYEEARESVEQGQDYQVESVSICSICGYTETDGMPDKCPICGAPRDKFKEFTK, encoded by the coding sequence ATAGTGGTAAAAAATGATATGACTGCTCAGAATTTAAGGTCTGCTTTTGGTGGAGAGAGCCAGGCTTATCAGAGATATATTGTCTGGGGTAATAAGGCTGAAGACGAAGGTTTTCCCGGGGTAGCTTTGCTATTCAGGGCAATAGCTTATGCTGAACAGGTTCATGCCGGGAATCATTTTAAGGCCCTGGAAAATATCAAAGGCGGTCACCTGGTAGCTTCCGGTGGTGAATTTGGCCTGGGGAAGACCACTGAAAACCTGGAAGGGGCCATTGCTGGAGAGAGGTTTGAAGTTGAGCAAATGTATCCTGCTTATAAACTTGTTGCTAAAGACCAGGGGGAAAAGGAAGCCATTCGTTCTTTCAATTATGCCCTGGAAGCGGAGAAAATACATGCAAAATTATATGAGGAAGCCAGAGAATCTGTTGAACAGGGTCAGGATTATCAGGTAGAATCTGTTAGTATCTGTAGTATTTGTGGATATACTGAAACAGACGGAATGCCCGATAAATGTCCCATTTGTGGGGCTCCCCGGGATAAATTTAAAGAGTTTACTAAATAA